Genomic window (Terriglobus sp. TAA 43):
CAGTCGTACTTCACCGACGGCAAAAACGTCAGCACCGGCGTGCGCGGCGCACTCGGCACACGCAACGCGCCCACCATCCTCAACGCTGCCTATCTGCCGTTTCAATTCTGGGATGGTCGCGCCATCACGCTCGAAGAGCAAGCCGCCTTCCCCATAGCAAACCCGGTCGAGATGAGTCAGCCCCACGCCGCCGACGTCAGCAAACTCGGCGACGATCCCGAATACCGCGCGCTCTTCAAGAAAGCCTTCGGCACAGAAGACGTAAACATCGCGCGCGTCGAAGCAGCATTGGCATCGTTCGAACGCACCGCGCTCACCGGCAACTCGCCCTTCGATCAATACCAGTTCGGAGGCAACAAAAACGCGCTCACACCCGCACAGCTTCGCGGCTACGGCGTCTTCCTCAATCCCAACGGTGGCAACTGCGCCTCGTGCCACACCATCGCACCGCAAGGCGCACTCTTCACCGACGGCAAGTTCCACAACATCGGCGAGGGCGTGAACGACGAAGGCGACTTCAGCGACATCGGCCGCTTCCACGAAACCAAAGTCGCCACCGACAAAGGCGCATTCAAAACGCCCACGTTGCGCAACGTCGCAAAGACCGCGCCGTATATGCACAACGGCCGCTTGAAGACGCTGAAAGAAGTCATCGACTTCTACGCAGGTCAGGGCAACAGCAATCAATACCTCGACCCCGAGATGAAGAAGATTCACATGACCGGCCAGGACCGCACCGATCTCCTCGAATTCCTCAACGCCCTAACCGGCGACGTAACACCAAACCTTGGCCCACCATCCAACAGCAAGTAAAACGAAAAGCGTCTGAACCAACGAGGGACCAAACGCAATGAACCGCAAGCTCTGCACCGCCGCACTCCTCCTGCTCACCGCCACCGGCTGTAAACAATCGCAAAGCACCGCAGACACCTCTGCCGCAACCAAGCCAGCCGAACCCACATACTTCAAGGTGGACACCGCCACCGCAGGCACCGTCACCGGCACCATCAAGTACGAAGGCCCCAAAGCAAAACCCAAAGTCATCGACATGAGCAGCGACCCCGCCTGTGCCAAAGCCCACAAGGGCGGCAAGGTATTGGACGAATCGCTTCTCGTCGACAAAACCGGCGACCTAGCCAATGCCTTCGTCTACATCTCCAAGGGCCTCGAGGGCAAAGCCTTTGCCACCCCCACTGACTCCATCAAGATCGACCAGTCCGGCTGCTGGTTCAAGCCCCGCGTGCTCGGTCTGCAAACCGGCCAAACGCTGGACATCATCAACTCTGATCCCGTCACACACAACATCCATCCCATGCCACACGACAATCGCGAGTGGAACCACTCGCAGGGCCCCGGCGACCCGCCCATGCACCGCAAATTCACAAAAGCGGAAGTCATGATCCCGGTGAAGTGCAACATCCATGACTGGATGCACGCCTTCATCGGCGTAGTCGATCACCCCTACTTCGCAGTCACCGGCGACGACGGCACCTTCAAACTGCCCAACCTGCCGCCGGGCACCTACACCGTCACCGCGTGGCACGAAAACATGGACCCCATAGAGACTTCGGTCACCATCGCGCCCAGCGGCAAAGCGGAAGCGAACCTCACATTCCACGCAAAGTAGCGACTTGCTCTTGCCCCACACCCCGCCAAGCGTCTACAGTTGGCGGGGTCAACGCATTATCAATAACCGCTGGAGTTCACAAGCCATGAGCAACATCACACGCAGAGTCTTCCTTGGACGCGCGGGCAGCCTCGCCGCCGTCACCGCCATGGCCGCCGCCATGCCCCGCTTTGCTTCGGCAACACCGCTCGGCCTGCCCATCGGCATCCAGCTTTACGTGGTGAACGCCGACCTCGGCAAGGACGCCGAAGCCACTATCAAGCAGCTTGCCGCCATCGGCTACAAGGAAGTCGAAACCGCAGGCTTCGGCTCCGCAAAGACTGCCGCCGCCCTCCGCAAGATCTTCGACGACAACGGCATCAAGTGTCCGAGTGCGCATCTGCAGTTCGACATGAACAACCTGAACAAGGCATTCGACGACGCGCATACGCTCGGCTGCACCTACGCCACATCGTCCGTGCCCAAGCAGCTTCTCCTCTCCGCTTCCATGCCCGACATGAGCGGCATGTCACAGGAAGACCGCCGCGCCGCCATGGCCAAGACCATGCGTGGCATGCTCGCGCCCATGACACCGGATGAATTCAAGGCGCTCGCCGAAGCCATGAACAAGGTAGGCGCCGCCGCCAAGACCAGCGGCCTGCGTTTCGCCGCACATAACCACACCATGGAATTCGCAGACGACAACGGCAAGCCCGGCTACGACTACCTGATCTCGAACACCGACAAAGACAAGGTCTACTTCGAAATCGATTGCGGTTGGATCACCGTCGCAGGCCACAAGCCATCTGAGTACATCAACCGTTATCCGGGCCGCATCCGCATGCTGCACATCAAGGACTTCCTTTCCATCGAACCCGGCGCTGCAACCGGCCCCAACGCACCCAAGGGCGCGGAGATCGGCACAGGCGTCGTCAACTACAAGGAAATCTTTGCCAGCGTTAAGGGCAAGGGCATCGAGCACATCTTCGTGGAGCAGGAAGGCCCCTACAGCCGCATGCCCGCAATGCAGGCCGCCGAAGTCGACTACAA
Coding sequences:
- a CDS encoding cytochrome-c peroxidase, whose amino-acid sequence is MMKRPQHHRVLLCLALLLLSTGCKKKEVSARPIGTEVHIQPLLGLPPVPIPKDNPPTADTIALGRRLFYDKRVSVDNTLSCASCHDPQSYFTDGKNVSTGVRGALGTRNAPTILNAAYLPFQFWDGRAITLEEQAAFPIANPVEMSQPHAADVSKLGDDPEYRALFKKAFGTEDVNIARVEAALASFERTALTGNSPFDQYQFGGNKNALTPAQLRGYGVFLNPNGGNCASCHTIAPQGALFTDGKFHNIGEGVNDEGDFSDIGRFHETKVATDKGAFKTPTLRNVAKTAPYMHNGRLKTLKEVIDFYAGQGNSNQYLDPEMKKIHMTGQDRTDLLEFLNALTGDVTPNLGPPSNSK
- a CDS encoding carboxypeptidase regulatory-like domain-containing protein, whose translation is MNRKLCTAALLLLTATGCKQSQSTADTSAATKPAEPTYFKVDTATAGTVTGTIKYEGPKAKPKVIDMSSDPACAKAHKGGKVLDESLLVDKTGDLANAFVYISKGLEGKAFATPTDSIKIDQSGCWFKPRVLGLQTGQTLDIINSDPVTHNIHPMPHDNREWNHSQGPGDPPMHRKFTKAEVMIPVKCNIHDWMHAFIGVVDHPYFAVTGDDGTFKLPNLPPGTYTVTAWHENMDPIETSVTIAPSGKAEANLTFHAK
- a CDS encoding sugar phosphate isomerase/epimerase; translation: MSNITRRVFLGRAGSLAAVTAMAAAMPRFASATPLGLPIGIQLYVVNADLGKDAEATIKQLAAIGYKEVETAGFGSAKTAAALRKIFDDNGIKCPSAHLQFDMNNLNKAFDDAHTLGCTYATSSVPKQLLLSASMPDMSGMSQEDRRAAMAKTMRGMLAPMTPDEFKALAEAMNKVGAAAKTSGLRFAAHNHTMEFADDNGKPGYDYLISNTDKDKVYFEIDCGWITVAGHKPSEYINRYPGRIRMLHIKDFLSIEPGAATGPNAPKGAEIGTGVVNYKEIFASVKGKGIEHIFVEQEGPYSRMPAMQAAEVDYKYLKSLS